The Branchiostoma lanceolatum isolate klBraLanc5 chromosome 12, klBraLanc5.hap2, whole genome shotgun sequence DNA segment taagaagattttcacaaaaacgcccctgcagttccagaggaagctgctagggggcccatacctacaccacttctttattacatcacaagctatctgccacccaagaatcaagaccacagcacgtccaggtcaaaagatacaaaaattgaagttctgctgcagtaccaaggtcacataccagggggcccaaaatcgaccttgaatttcggcttcacaacacctgcccacataccaaatatcattgtaatccatcaagaggctcttgagttatgctgactggaatggtgcggaaacacaaacagacagacaaacaaacagacagacacacccaaaactatatctccatttttaatCATCACAAATTGTATCAAGTTTATAAAATGGATTTAGAAAATGAATGATTATCTAAGAATAATTTAGAAAATTAAGTTTAGAAAATAAATGATATAAAACAGTAATTTAGGACACTATTCAATTCTATTTGATTGAGACTGAAATGACGtaaacaaataacatacatgtatgggtgACCCAGGGTTACTATAGTTATCTTATTGAATGATATAGAAGCTACGACATATATGTGCTATAATGTTGCATGAAATAATACTCTAACCTGACAGTCAAAGGCACCAAAGCTGGACATTGTATCATTCTTAACTTGCGGATAATAActaaatgaaagaaaattacaCTTTGGATTCAAGAGTATGTTTGCCTTTAAATTTGTCCATGCATGTGTTATACGTTAGCGTACGTGAATATGCGTAAGCCGATATGGATTGTGTACCATAAAGTTCTTACTACTTCTAGCCTTCAACTGAAATCAGGACTATCTTTAATTTAATTTTTAAAGTTTAAACGTATCCAGGGAATTGCCCAACTGCTTCAGATCATCTggctcatcattatcattatcatcctcACCATACCCATTTACATGTCACTatcatttttacatattttcatcctcatcatcattgtcatcatcctCACCATCAGCAGATATAGTGATGGGTTTTAGTTCTGTTTGCACAAACAATAAGTTAACACGTTCTTTAAAACACATGGAAAATGCCATCTTTTGTCTGACATACAGAAATCATTTGAGGCAAAATATAGTACAAACCCAGAcctatctgccactcaaaaataaatgtccagaacacgaggtacaaaaccggaagttccactgcagtaccgtaacaatcCGGTAGACCGAAATCCAATcatttaggtctcatcaagacctatccccataccaaatataaagacaatccatccatgccttctcaagttatgctgttcatccacatagtattacatattacatacaCAGCGTTACATATAAAAGGTAccaaaagcataaccttcttggcgaaggtaataatgtaTACATCGGCCTAGTGTTTCTTGCCGAAGCTGTAGTTTATGGTCCAGCCGCAGTCCTCCGCCATGAGTCTCATGCAGCGCTCGGCGACCATGCAGATGGTGAGGGTGGGGTTGACTCCCAGACTACGGGGGATGACGGCGCCGTCTACCACGTACAGGGTGTCGTACACGTCACTTGTGTTCCCTTCAAACACCTTcaagataaatgaatgaaatacctttattgtatgtcTATGCTAGGTACATGCAGCTCAAGATGATAAAGCTTATGTATATTAGTATTTACAAGTCccacttcttctcgcttcttaagttTAGACAGTTTTAAATGTCATAAggacatccgaaaataatttcatcagatttgtagaacataggatatttggtgtttcttttttcacaaccaggaatctcaccagTGATAAACGgcgacgaggggggatacaagctcagccacgtttgggattgtgttctcgccgcaaaagcgccacctacatcggctacttatagcggcgagaagcagtactccagtcagaagctctgaagaaggtgtctgacagacaccgaaacgtcagcatgtgagattcctggttgtgaaaaaagaaactccaaatgcCATAAGGACAGATGTACATTATAGTACGTGATTTATCTACTTGCATACGGAATGTGAATTTTTCTGTGCTATTTAGATATtgaaaactaggaaacttatctTGTATAAAATTGAAGATGATATTTCATTGTTGTAAAATGACACTCATCTTCTATCTTATTCAATAAGATATGATAAATAAGATGTTCATGTGTTCGCATGAAAGCTCATATATATTGGGTTAAGAAAACATATCCTTTTAGTTAGGTGTGAAAGGTCTTTTATTAGAATTTCTTGTGTAGGAAAAAAAGTTCAACTATCTACTTTCATGATAAAAACAACGGTTTCACTGAATAGACAAATTCAAATGTAATAGAGAAATGCAGATAAAAAATACTATTTCCTTTCTTCAAATATTTGCTTGCTTCataccattttcttttcattctatGCAAGTGGCGGCGAGGATATATATGAAGTTGCACATATCGACACATCGACATTTTGccttgtcaatttttttaatgatgttaACTGAATTAAAAGAATACCATTACCTGTCCCTTGTGGTTGACTACCCCGGTCTGGCCCGACTCTCCCATGGCACACCCTCCCAGCGGATGGACCGTGATGACCGACTTCACGTCCCGGGACTTGGCGAACAGGCCTCCCCACACAGGGTTCGGGATGAAGGTACCTTCCAAGAGAACAAGGACAAGAGGGGTAAGACTTGTCGGACAGTGTCTCAGACACAAAGAGGATGGAGAAACTGGATCGATTCTTTGAAGTAAACTAATGGTAAACATATGTTATACGTGGGAGGACCACATTTCTTCGGACCCGATCACATTCGTTGTACGTACGACTGGTCTTCGAATTTGAGAGCAACTTTTGGACATTCGCAGGACATTTATAGTTGTCTGGTACACATTCTGTAATAACTTTGATGAAATCTTTCGAAAAAAAATGGTACGATGAATATGACAGTGCATTAGATTGCCAGGGGGAGACAGGACTATAAACTTACGACTTCTGGAAGGCTACTCTGGAAAAAAGTTCTGGTGGGTCATATGGTAACTTAAGCTCAAAAGTGAAACCTGTCCTCGAAATATGCAAGCTAAGTATGCGTACCTTCCAGGCTTCCAGCGGCCACCTTATGCCCCTTGTTCACTAACTCAAAGTTCTTCTCCTCCCCGATGTTGGGGTAGTGCATGACAATGGCGCCTTGCTCGTCCAGGATCAGTTTTCCCTGTGCTTTATCCTGACTCATAGTCAGCATTCCAAGAGTCCGGGAAATGTTGTCCGGGCGGAGCCCTCGCATCTGGAACAAGAGTTCCAAGATCTCACTCCTCAGTGAAATATTTCTCGTACGTCTTGTTTGATTGTAGTTCATTGATTATTCGATTAAGGTTTTGAACAAAATTAcgtgtgtccattgatcacttcctgtcactctacagcaAACGTGACTAGCTTGTTGAAAATATAGTactgtgaaaaaaattaaaaaaaaaacaccgaaaAGATAACTCCCCGAGAATAAATATTCCATTAACTTCAtgaatgtctgtcatgtctgatagaATTAAACGACTACTTCTACCACCTGTGAACGtttacttcctgccactcccaAAAGTCTGACTTTTGCCGTAAAACCATATTCCCACTCAGTCTCTGCCACTCTACTAACAGTACATTGAAGGGATTATGAACACACATCAAACAAACATCCAGACACGAACACACGACAAtacaaacatccagacacaccCAAACCCAAAAATCTGAAACAAAATGGGATAACGGTCTTGTGGTCATGATGTATACAGTCTGCGACATATTATCAGTTGCTGTTACACAAGATCGAACCCCATGGTACTGCCAAACATCCTTGCAAACCCTTGCAAACTGGGAGCAAGAGGATAAAAGTCTTCTAGTCTTTGTAATATGTAGGATATTCATGAGATCAAACATTAGATCAGCTACTTACCGCGTCCTCCCAGAGGCTTTTGTCGGGAAAGGTGTCTATCCCGCTAACATGGCTCTCTATCGCCATCAGAATGCTGTACCCCATCTCCGTCATGTGGGGCGGGGAGCTGTCCTCGATCACGTACCCCTGCCGCAGGGGCTTCTGCGGACTGCGCAGGTCTATGATACTGCTGATACACGGACCTAGGGTAGGGGGGGGGATTGATGGCTCATTGATAACACAGTGGATGAGACGAGGGCCACACAAGATTGCATTTTTGAACGATATCATCTGAAGACCCTAATCTTTTATGTGCGAGAAACAAACTGAGATTTTTCTGCGGTAGTGCAAAGTAAACTTAATTTCTACAGATCTAGGGCAAtaagtacatgtgtgtacatgtacatcttttttAAACTTGCGATATCATTTTCAAGGTCCTGCAGCAGACTGGCGACACGTATTGTTGTATGTCGTTAACCTTtgcagaaaacagaaaacagtATTCACTCCTCTTTTTTTTCTCAGCAACACGCCAACAGGACAGCACCTATTTGTGTGCGGATGTCATGCATACAATTTGAAGATTAAAGACGCAAACGTAGTTGATAACGTTATCTTGTCTTGACGTTGGTAACATCATGTACGTATTTACCTACGGGTTTCTTTTCATCAAAGTCGGGCGGGAGTCCTACCGACTCCACCGGGTCAGTGCCGTCATAACTGAAGCTGATAGTGTCCCCGTTCGTACTGAAGCGTTCTCCCAACTGATCGGACAGGTGGAGACCTCTAGGATAAAAGCATAAAAGATAATGATAAACATCAAGGTTGAAGAAACTTTATTTCACAGATGATATTCTAAGGAGACCCCAAATCTAATCAGAAGAAAAACTAACTTCGAGACGTTttagttgtaattttttttttttttccaaaacaattttcaaattttgcggCCAATTCGTAAAATTTTACGAAAGGGTGACTGTGCTGATGATGCAATTTGGCATACTTTGCTAGGAGGCACCAATACATATGCCAAGTCAGGATTACGCGGCGCAAAAGCCGAAATAACCGTCAATCTACCCCTCTTTGAATATAGCGCAATTATTCattctttatttcaggtatGAAAACCCATGAAATGTTATACATTAAACAAGAATACAGGCTTAATATGTACACCAAGGGACATACAAACAGTTGAATAGCAATACTATAGTGAGAAAGATATCGATTCTGTAATTCCCATAATTCTTCAAAACTCCTTTACCTTTTTCTGGAGTTGAGTAATATCTTGGTGGAGCCCAGTGTTCCCGCCCCAAGAATGACGATGTCAGCGCGCAGTCTCCGCTCCTCTCCGGCGTTGTCGTCTGCGTGAGTGACATAAGATACCCGCCATTCCTCGCCGTCTCTCTCAATGGCTTCAACCTCAACCTGTAGAACGTTAAAAAAGGTGACAATCTGACTAAATCTTTTTTGTATTGTAACTTATATATAGTATTACCTGCTTCGGTCGACCGTACAATATAGTAGGTGATCCAATAGAACTAGTCTGACCAGAAGgtattcaaatattttcataaaGATAGGAATAGCAATCTTAAACATCAACATGGCAAGTACGACGAGTTATTCGACGTCTTAGTTTCTTAAAATTGAAATCCAACGTTTTGTTTGATATCAGCAATAGTTCAacaacagaatttgatatattccattctatagataaattcaaatacattctagaaggagacaatccttactgtgtacaaataggtaaatatatcaaagaatgtttagatcttagatcTAGTAgcgtaagtgatacgttaaactcgacatgttgaggTATTCATATACTGGTACTTagattaatcattttgtatacctctgtttgttgttttgcatgtatagttgtagaagaccttacgaacgtcgctgtacttttgtcgtgtcaataaagattgctgtttctgtacatgtatgtacaagttggcatacattgtacctgatacaATTGtagcgcaataaagttcttctcctTCTA contains these protein-coding regions:
- the LOC136445730 gene encoding cholesterol oxidase-like encodes the protein MAAKICSCLAGGRTEHPKYTYERLSKSTATDIKAKYNVAVIGSGYGGSIAASRAARAGVSVCVLERGKELQPGEYPDDIHQAARETQVDINTGDSIIDCKLGQPTDLVDVIVNHDVTVVKGCGLGGGSLINANVGLDCDPRVFDDEAWPKVFRDDLAAVNGVDREHAWQMLKPAPYPRRYPSLTKMGQLKKAAKAVAKEVLDIEDVDKVFYRPPLYVNFKDTKSNHVGVPQLACVGCGNCCSGCNYGAKNTLIMNYLPDAKNHGADIFTKVEVEAIERDGEEWRVSYVTHADDNAGEERRLRADIVILGAGTLGSTKILLNSRKSFFNLDVYHYLLCFYPRGLHLSDQLGERFSTNGDTISFSYDGTDPVESVGLPPDFDEKKPVGKYVHDVTNPSIPPPTLGPCISSIIDLRSPQKPLRQGYVIEDSSPPHMTEMGYSILMAIESHVSGIDTFPDKSLWEDAMRGLRPDNISRTLGMLTMSQDKAQGKLILDEQGAIVMHYPNIGEEKNFELVNKGHKVAAGSLEGTFIPNPVWGGLFAKSRDVKSVITVHPLGGCAMGESGQTGVVNHKGQVFEGNTSDVYDTLYVVDGAVIPRSLGVNPTLTICMVAERCMRLMAEDCGWTINYSFGKKH